The Victivallaceae bacterium genome contains a region encoding:
- a CDS encoding lysophospholipid acyltransferase family protein — translation MNLLYPLVLSIARTAVRICYRYSVYGIENFISGPALLCPNHASFLDPIIVSVSCPEPIHFLGKGALFNFSPFGWFIKSLNCHPLAKGKENLEGLKTVFRILGDNGKIFMAPEGTRTKDGELQTPLEGVGYIVLKSRCPVIPIYVDGTYRVWGRDRKYPKIGGNISCVFGETLYFDQYFESREKSDRAHIARDIMTAIAGIKTQFLKEQQKNLPPNHD, via the coding sequence ATGAATCTCCTTTATCCTTTAGTCCTTAGCATCGCCAGAACCGCGGTACGAATTTGTTATCGATATTCCGTCTACGGAATAGAGAACTTTATATCCGGTCCGGCTCTCCTTTGTCCTAATCATGCCTCTTTCCTGGATCCGATTATTGTTTCCGTTTCTTGCCCGGAACCCATTCATTTTTTGGGAAAAGGCGCTTTATTTAATTTTTCTCCTTTCGGTTGGTTTATCAAATCCTTAAACTGTCATCCGTTAGCCAAGGGTAAAGAAAATTTGGAAGGGTTAAAAACAGTGTTTCGAATACTCGGAGACAACGGAAAGATCTTTATGGCTCCCGAAGGGACTCGCACGAAAGACGGAGAACTTCAAACTCCTCTGGAGGGAGTCGGTTATATCGTTCTTAAAAGCCGATGCCCCGTCATTCCGATTTACGTCGACGGAACGTACCGTGTTTGGGGTCGCGATAGAAAATATCCGAAAATAGGAGGAAATATTTCCTGCGTGTTTGGAGAAACTCTTTATTTCGATCAATATTTCGAAAGTCGCGAAAAATCAGACCGAGCTCATATCGCTCGGGATATTATGACCGCTATTGCCGGTATTAAAACTCAATTTCTCAAAGAACAACAAAAGAATCTCCCTCCTAATCATGATTAA
- a CDS encoding helix-turn-helix domain-containing protein, with the protein MDCKQDVQDQPMVVQDGREEEFVSITQAAKLNSVTRQAIYVAIKHNKLKAHKSSRWGICLKDLEEYRENRYSRQKSMFNGESVFDNSKGFYSINQVARILGVPAQKIYYATRTGAISGIRKGAAWVIHESDIEKYKDKHLSKINRKKEQKNALDSDVF; encoded by the coding sequence ATGGATTGCAAACAGGATGTGCAGGATCAACCTATGGTTGTTCAAGACGGCAGGGAAGAAGAATTCGTATCTATCACACAAGCGGCTAAATTAAATAGCGTAACAAGACAAGCTATTTATGTAGCGATTAAACATAATAAACTGAAAGCACATAAATCTTCCCGGTGGGGGATTTGTTTAAAGGATTTAGAGGAATATCGAGAGAATCGTTATTCAAGACAGAAGTCTATGTTTAACGGAGAGTCCGTTTTTGATAATTCTAAGGGTTTTTATTCCATTAATCAGGTCGCTCGAATTCTTGGCGTTCCCGCACAAAAGATCTATTATGCAACACGAACCGGTGCCATTAGCGGAATTCGCAAAGGTGCGGCTTGGGTCATTCACGAGAGTGATATCGAGAAATATAAGGACAAACATCTAAGCAAAATAAACCGAAAAAAAGAGCAGAAAAACGCTCTGGATTCGGACGTATTTTAA
- a CDS encoding phosphatidate cytidylyltransferase, translating into MTKNGKPFGDLCGRVFVHSISIIMTLLLLANSFCTIGSWCIGIILAAIAALGAKEFYTMAEIKSGHPKKTLGAVTVFIFLILSFVSIRFFHYFPGELGKNLPWIFLIPITGFLIFSFGSLENSAVMNVGTTLFGILYLGVPLKLFFEILYGFNNPDLPKLGIWLTAYLICVTKGADVFSYFFGKAFGKRKISPVLSPKKTVVGLVCGLIGSGLIGMLFSTVMSTYYKPLSFKSSSIIVLIAIILGFIGFLGDIAESIFKRDASVKDSYAFKAIGGVLDNLDSLLFASPVFYFILRIFDFFGLL; encoded by the coding sequence ATGACGAAAAACGGAAAGCCTTTCGGAGATTTATGCGGACGCGTCTTCGTACATAGTATAAGTATAATCATGACCTTATTACTGTTGGCGAATTCATTCTGTACAATAGGCTCTTGGTGCATAGGAATTATATTGGCAGCAATCGCCGCTCTCGGTGCCAAAGAATTTTATACGATGGCCGAAATCAAATCGGGCCACCCTAAAAAAACGTTAGGTGCCGTGACGGTTTTTATTTTTCTCATATTGTCATTCGTTTCGATACGTTTCTTCCACTATTTCCCTGGAGAGTTAGGTAAAAATCTGCCTTGGATATTTTTGATACCGATAACCGGTTTTCTTATTTTTTCATTTGGCTCTTTGGAAAACTCTGCAGTGATGAACGTCGGAACGACTTTGTTCGGTATCCTTTATTTGGGTGTTCCGTTAAAATTATTTTTCGAGATTTTATACGGGTTTAACAACCCGGATTTACCGAAATTAGGCATTTGGCTCACTGCCTATCTGATTTGCGTAACCAAAGGAGCCGACGTATTCAGTTATTTTTTCGGAAAAGCATTTGGAAAAAGAAAAATTTCTCCTGTTTTGAGTCCTAAAAAAACCGTTGTAGGTTTAGTATGCGGGCTTATCGGCTCCGGACTTATCGGAATGCTTTTTTCTACCGTCATGTCCACATATTATAAACCACTTTCCTTTAAATCCTCCTCCATAATAGTTTTGATCGCGATAATTTTGGGATTCATTGGATTTTTGGGAGATATTGCGGAATCGATATTCAAAAGAGACGCTTCGGTTAAAGACAGCTATGCTTTCAAAGCAATCGGAGGCGTTCTTGATAACCTCGATTCATTACTTTTTGCCTCGCCCGTTTTTTATTTTATATTGAGGATTTTTGATTTCTTCGGATTACTATGA
- the secD gene encoding protein translocase subunit SecD has protein sequence MMNRKKNIFLISCVLAFAFYHTLPTVFYYIRPLKNKIGFGESRGIITSVVNKVNGKKSDSLKRIKATLKYLKIKPTRVSLLEDERYEIVFSKKTEAEKFAKMLYYGERAIPSRAERLCLDNLLSNEGGGFAVRISCSLVAPVIEENFSFVSLEENAGRSDYVSQKVAELVDVVCRKNRKSNCCGYYFDSKTLTVNDIVQTATSILDYKKIFVKNFPQALGFLFDSSEHVSAFVNKAHKMLVEGVLTKDKSGEQKLRDALEILTRVRPVFHNYVPNLLSKKILLGDSHPLIEGIIWDSNKMHVSLLFKNIESLKSDNPDIIGLIEDFKRKEFAYIREEFGFSPEENGGDVTISFVNSSDVSGLILFNGSLFLDKYSQYVRTMLQEKWTPNTFDLTSAYFPIFSKQPESSDPFGCYVFYVSSACKHFSKGSLYVVAKGFNAILEKYFQIESFADSGNRESFYSDITGFLDFFAGMGFSSKDYGEDKVFESAVPFSIIADACGENFRFHKRSSLGTLEVSDVAGRLAAINRIESREHTELLRWRNAHRHVKYSLDEVMRLQASVPYKNVFYNNVRLATRKYFRGTKALKWGLDVSGGKTIKLAFKDLNGKTITGKHAIEQVSDELHSRFNKLGVSEIRIRREGDYINVDFPSSSDVPASDLIYASVMNFHVVNEAFSVQGKSGSNVRCFLRDVWKEARKISDKPSLRIINQVAETLLYAENAPDYIVALREQGLTLSSEKPVSGAVDDSISALVINGLDRDENDAPLIVVFKNYALDGASLFDIRTDFDAKEGNILNFSVKKSLIDKSGIKRLPTENFYDWTEKFSATGILGTEREEYSSGRGWRMAVVMDGSVISMPSLNCPLRDSARITGNFSHDEITKLAADLKAGTMSFVPEIVSEETVDPEIGKVEKLRGISAAVLGLFSVIAIMCIYYKFGGVIASGAVLLNLLMIWATLQYFEATLTLSGLSGIILAMGMAVDANVLVFERIREEYLSSGALRHSFESGYKKAFTAILDSNVTTVLAAGVLLFLDTGPVKGFALTLIIGIFSSMFTALFLTKVFFDFWLEKTEREEFGIMSRFIGLKINFLSESRKMWGISIIILLAGCVAVGCGALSSLPGIEFKGGMTFTLDVPGISMSGKSNVGTKEIVQAFSGLGYSSRDFKVRLLNESRKIKIYFSKSIFGSLSKYENVSPKNKNYDFQEIPWLVESVNVLNKAGIEISPENLNGLHLNCSGVSGAFSSKMRNQAIYGLALALIGILCYISIRFEWRYALSAVAALLHDLVITGSLLAAVHFFVKNLQFDLQAIGALITVLGYSLNNTIIIFDRIREFDRMRQTDKLKCDSGSTDNLAVLINTALNGTLSRTIMTTGTTLSVLLILLFVGGETTFNFAFILTTGILIGTLSSLYIAPPLLLYINRITSRRTMLRLQEEDFLQ, from the coding sequence ATGATGAATAGAAAAAAGAATATTTTCCTTATTTCTTGTGTATTGGCTTTTGCCTTTTATCATACTTTACCGACCGTTTTTTATTATATCAGACCCCTTAAGAACAAGATAGGATTCGGAGAATCGCGTGGGATTATTACTTCCGTGGTTAATAAAGTTAACGGCAAGAAGTCCGATTCGTTAAAAAGGATAAAGGCTACTCTCAAGTACTTGAAAATTAAACCGACGCGTGTTTCTTTGCTTGAAGACGAGCGGTATGAAATCGTTTTTTCCAAAAAGACCGAAGCTGAGAAATTTGCCAAAATGCTGTATTACGGGGAGAGAGCGATTCCTTCCAGAGCAGAAAGATTATGTTTGGATAACCTGTTATCAAATGAGGGAGGAGGCTTTGCGGTTAGGATCTCCTGTTCTTTGGTGGCTCCCGTCATTGAAGAAAATTTTTCATTCGTATCTCTTGAGGAAAATGCAGGACGTTCGGATTACGTATCTCAAAAAGTAGCGGAATTAGTGGATGTCGTTTGTCGAAAAAACAGAAAATCCAATTGTTGCGGGTATTATTTCGATTCAAAAACTCTCACGGTAAATGATATTGTTCAGACGGCCACTTCGATTCTTGATTACAAAAAGATTTTTGTTAAAAATTTTCCGCAAGCTTTGGGTTTTTTGTTCGATTCATCGGAGCATGTCAGTGCTTTCGTGAACAAAGCGCATAAAATGCTTGTCGAAGGCGTTCTTACGAAAGATAAGTCCGGTGAGCAAAAATTACGCGATGCTTTGGAAATTTTAACTAGGGTAAGACCGGTTTTTCATAACTACGTTCCTAATCTTTTGTCCAAAAAGATTCTTTTAGGAGATAGTCATCCTCTTATAGAGGGAATCATTTGGGATTCGAATAAAATGCATGTTTCATTGCTTTTTAAAAACATCGAATCTTTGAAATCCGACAATCCGGACATCATTGGTTTAATTGAGGATTTTAAGCGCAAAGAGTTTGCTTATATAAGAGAAGAGTTCGGATTTTCTCCTGAAGAAAATGGGGGAGATGTTACAATATCTTTCGTAAATTCTTCGGATGTTTCCGGTCTGATTTTATTCAACGGTTCTTTGTTTCTCGACAAGTATTCTCAGTACGTTCGAACTATGCTTCAAGAAAAATGGACACCGAATACTTTCGATTTAACTTCGGCATATTTCCCTATTTTTTCAAAGCAACCCGAATCTTCCGATCCTTTCGGTTGTTATGTTTTTTATGTTTCTTCGGCTTGTAAACATTTTTCTAAAGGTTCTCTTTATGTAGTGGCTAAGGGATTTAATGCGATTTTGGAAAAATATTTTCAGATTGAAAGCTTTGCGGATTCCGGAAATAGAGAGTCTTTCTATTCCGATATCACCGGTTTCTTGGATTTTTTTGCCGGCATGGGTTTTTCATCCAAAGATTATGGAGAAGATAAGGTTTTCGAATCGGCTGTCCCTTTTTCAATTATAGCCGATGCATGCGGAGAAAATTTTCGTTTTCATAAAAGATCCTCGCTCGGAACTTTAGAAGTATCGGATGTTGCCGGTAGATTAGCGGCGATCAATCGCATCGAAAGTCGAGAACACACCGAGCTTTTGAGATGGAGAAATGCTCATCGACACGTTAAATATTCTTTAGATGAAGTTATGCGTTTACAGGCGTCTGTTCCGTATAAAAATGTGTTTTATAATAACGTTCGATTAGCGACTCGAAAATATTTTCGAGGAACCAAGGCATTAAAATGGGGCTTGGATGTTTCTGGCGGAAAGACGATTAAATTAGCTTTTAAGGATCTTAACGGGAAAACGATCACAGGGAAACATGCTATCGAACAAGTTTCGGACGAATTGCATTCTCGGTTCAATAAACTCGGAGTTTCCGAAATTCGAATAAGACGCGAAGGCGATTATATCAACGTGGATTTTCCTTCTTCTTCCGATGTCCCGGCTTCGGATTTGATTTATGCTTCTGTCATGAATTTTCATGTCGTTAATGAAGCATTTTCGGTTCAAGGGAAGTCGGGAAGTAATGTTCGATGTTTTTTAAGAGACGTATGGAAAGAAGCTCGCAAAATATCCGATAAACCTTCCCTACGGATTATCAATCAAGTAGCCGAAACTCTATTATATGCGGAGAATGCTCCGGATTATATCGTTGCGTTGAGAGAACAAGGTCTAACTTTGTCTTCCGAGAAACCGGTTTCGGGTGCCGTTGACGATTCGATCTCGGCTCTTGTCATTAACGGACTTGATCGAGATGAAAACGATGCTCCTTTAATAGTCGTGTTTAAAAATTATGCGTTAGACGGAGCTTCTTTATTTGATATAAGAACTGATTTCGATGCTAAAGAAGGGAATATTTTAAATTTTTCGGTTAAAAAAAGTTTGATTGATAAATCTGGAATTAAACGTTTGCCTACGGAAAATTTTTATGATTGGACCGAAAAATTTTCCGCTACCGGAATTTTAGGAACGGAAAGAGAAGAATATTCATCAGGAAGAGGTTGGAGAATGGCGGTTGTTATGGACGGTTCCGTTATAAGTATGCCTTCTTTAAATTGTCCTTTAAGAGATTCCGCACGGATTACCGGTAATTTTTCCCACGACGAAATAACAAAACTGGCGGCTGATCTTAAGGCGGGAACAATGTCTTTCGTTCCGGAAATCGTTTCCGAAGAAACGGTGGATCCTGAAATCGGAAAAGTTGAGAAGTTAAGAGGAATCTCTGCCGCCGTTTTGGGGTTATTCTCAGTTATCGCTATAATGTGCATCTATTATAAATTCGGGGGCGTCATTGCTTCCGGAGCTGTTTTATTAAATCTTCTTATGATTTGGGCGACCTTACAGTATTTTGAAGCTACGTTGACTTTGTCCGGCTTATCGGGAATTATCCTTGCTATGGGTATGGCTGTTGATGCCAATGTGCTTGTTTTCGAGAGAATCAGAGAAGAGTATTTGTCTTCAGGAGCTTTAAGGCATTCGTTCGAATCCGGATATAAGAAAGCGTTTACCGCAATTTTGGATTCTAATGTAACTACCGTTCTTGCTGCCGGCGTTTTATTATTTTTGGATACCGGGCCCGTTAAGGGCTTTGCTCTTACCCTAATTATAGGTATTTTTTCATCAATGTTTACCGCGCTTTTTTTAACGAAAGTATTTTTTGATTTTTGGTTAGAAAAAACGGAGAGGGAAGAGTTCGGTATTATGTCGAGATTTATCGGGTTGAAAATTAATTTCTTATCCGAATCGCGAAAAATGTGGGGTATTTCGATAATTATTTTACTGGCCGGTTGTGTGGCTGTGGGATGCGGGGCTTTATCGAGTCTCCCAGGTATAGAGTTTAAAGGAGGAATGACTTTTACTTTAGATGTTCCGGGGATCAGTATGTCCGGAAAATCCAATGTCGGGACGAAAGAAATTGTACAGGCTTTCTCTGGATTGGGTTATTCCTCAAGAGATTTTAAAGTTCGTTTACTTAATGAATCTCGAAAAATCAAAATTTACTTCAGTAAGTCCATTTTCGGTTCTTTATCGAAATACGAAAATGTTTCTCCAAAGAACAAAAATTACGATTTTCAGGAAATCCCTTGGCTTGTTGAATCCGTGAATGTTCTGAATAAAGCCGGCATAGAGATCAGTCCGGAAAATTTAAATGGCTTACATTTAAATTGTTCGGGGGTTAGCGGAGCGTTCTCGTCTAAGATGCGCAATCAGGCGATTTATGGCTTGGCTCTGGCTTTGATTGGTATTTTGTGTTATATCAGCATCCGTTTTGAATGGCGGTATGCTTTGAGTGCCGTTGCGGCCTTACTGCATGATCTCGTAATAACCGGTTCTTTGTTAGCTGCCGTTCATTTTTTCGTGAAGAATCTTCAATTCGATTTACAGGCGATCGGTGCTTTGATAACCGTTTTGGGTTATTCTTTAAACAATACGATTATTATTTTTGATCGTATACGAGAATTTGATCGTATGCGACAAACCGACAAGTTGAAATGCGATTCCGGATCGACTGATAATTTAGCTGTTTTGATTAACACGGCTTTAAACGGGACTTTGAGTAGGACGATTATGACAACCGGAACGACTTTGTCCGTACTTTTAATACTCCTTTTCGTTGGCGGAGAAACAACTTTTAATTTTGCATTTATTTTAACCACAGGGATTTTGATCGGGACGCTATCGTCTCTCTATATCGCCCCGCCTTTACTATTATATATTAACCGTATTACGAGTCGGCGAACGATGCTACGTCTTCAAGAAGAAGATTTTCTGCAATGA
- the cmk gene encoding (d)CMP kinase — MIITIDGPSGSGKSTVAKDLAQRLGFNYCDSGAMYRVVAYGLQSKRIDPHNTLELGKFLSHPPFRFIFGKNRPMQILINNQPVGEEIRTAEIATMASEVATIPEIRNFINRLQKEYGQLNDVIFEGRGLGSETFPEADFKFFLTSDINTRAIRRLKELKNVAISLEDVIADLKIRDHRDAVRDLEPLVIPEGALIIDASSLTVSQVIDTIVARINEKTAA, encoded by the coding sequence ATGATAATAACCATTGACGGACCTTCAGGAAGCGGTAAGAGTACGGTTGCTAAGGATCTTGCTCAACGTTTGGGATTTAATTATTGCGATTCCGGAGCCATGTATCGAGTCGTTGCTTACGGTTTGCAATCAAAACGAATCGATCCTCACAATACTCTTGAACTGGGTAAATTTCTTTCTCATCCTCCTTTTCGTTTTATATTCGGCAAAAACCGGCCTATGCAGATTTTGATAAACAATCAACCGGTTGGCGAAGAAATCAGGACCGCAGAAATTGCCACAATGGCGTCCGAAGTAGCGACAATCCCAGAAATCCGTAATTTTATCAATCGATTACAAAAGGAATACGGTCAATTAAACGACGTTATTTTTGAGGGACGAGGGTTGGGTTCGGAAACGTTTCCGGAAGCTGATTTTAAATTTTTTTTAACATCCGATATCAATACACGCGCCATAAGAAGGCTCAAAGAACTCAAAAATGTCGCTATTTCTTTAGAAGACGTTATTGCCGATCTTAAAATCAGAGACCACAGAGATGCGGTAAGAGATTTGGAGCCTCTAGTCATACCCGAAGGGGCTTTAATCATCGATGCTTCGAGTTTGACAGTAAGCCAAGTAATTGACACAATTGTCGCACGAATCAATGAAAAGACTGCCGCATGA
- the recJ gene encoding single-stranded-DNA-specific exonuclease RecJ, which yields MIGQIASYSPQWFLPKIDLQWCEKIVGEFQLHPILAKIFVSRGFSDLDEINKFLYAQLPDLYDPGVFGDIKKAVLRIITALERREHILIYGDNDVDGITGIALLLELFTELDVKVSYYVSGPLPGQQTLTETLLDRFDSKIDLLITVDCGITAGKDIKELTNNGIDVIITDHHQPTGKIPHCVAVLNPKLLNQNYSNRELTGVGVAFKLAHGIVNYLVSKQIISPNRIDLKTYLDLVALGTIADLGLLTGENRILVRYGMKQLQNTPRVGIRQLCASLDIDYTEITTTDIALKVAPRINSVGRVDDPSKGIDLLLVNDPEKINDLVRDLHEVNNSRQKMEQKVFAEAEQMLLHNPDLLKNKALVLYSSDWHPRLVPIISSRLAKQYNRPVIIIALDESNTGKGSVRTIQEFPLLQTLKKCKDYFINYGGHDCAAGLIIHKDKINDFSKKFIHIANFCLKSIDIVPKLFLDAEVDFKDLNYELLASLELLEPKGNGNPAPIFYCKVKQAWRPRIIAGQHLKLFLQQDDRVLEGIGFGMSNKCSFINSYFEQKFAVAYTPQTVTFNGKKSMQLLIKDIRLNDS from the coding sequence ATGATCGGTCAGATAGCTTCCTATTCTCCTCAATGGTTTTTACCTAAGATTGATTTGCAGTGGTGTGAAAAAATCGTTGGAGAATTTCAGTTGCATCCTATTCTGGCCAAAATCTTTGTCTCCAGAGGATTCTCCGACTTGGATGAGATTAATAAATTTTTATATGCACAATTACCTGATTTATATGATCCTGGAGTATTCGGAGATATCAAGAAAGCGGTTTTAAGAATCATCACTGCTTTAGAGCGAAGAGAGCATATTTTAATTTACGGAGATAATGATGTCGACGGCATCACGGGTATCGCTCTTCTTTTGGAACTTTTTACTGAGTTGGATGTCAAAGTTAGCTATTACGTTTCCGGTCCGCTCCCAGGACAACAGACGTTGACTGAAACGTTATTGGATAGATTCGATAGTAAAATCGATCTTTTGATTACGGTTGACTGCGGTATTACGGCAGGGAAGGACATCAAAGAGTTAACTAATAACGGAATTGACGTCATTATTACGGATCATCATCAACCTACCGGAAAAATTCCTCATTGTGTAGCTGTACTGAATCCGAAATTATTGAATCAAAATTATTCGAATCGTGAATTAACGGGGGTAGGAGTCGCTTTTAAATTAGCACATGGAATTGTTAATTATCTGGTATCCAAACAAATCATTTCGCCGAATCGGATTGATTTAAAAACTTATTTGGACTTGGTTGCTTTGGGAACGATTGCCGATCTGGGTTTATTGACCGGAGAAAATCGGATTCTGGTTCGGTACGGAATGAAACAGTTGCAAAACACTCCTAGAGTCGGTATCAGACAATTATGTGCTTCTTTGGATATCGATTATACTGAAATTACGACTACCGATATCGCTTTGAAGGTGGCTCCCAGAATTAACAGTGTGGGGCGTGTGGATGATCCTTCCAAAGGTATAGATTTGCTTTTGGTGAACGATCCGGAAAAAATCAATGATCTGGTTAGGGATTTGCATGAAGTTAATAATTCCCGGCAAAAAATGGAGCAAAAGGTGTTTGCGGAAGCAGAACAAATGTTGCTGCATAATCCGGATCTTTTAAAGAATAAGGCGTTAGTTTTATACTCGTCCGATTGGCATCCTCGCCTTGTTCCCATTATCTCGTCACGCCTGGCTAAACAATACAATCGTCCGGTCATCATCATTGCTCTGGATGAATCGAATACGGGGAAGGGCTCCGTTCGTACGATTCAAGAATTTCCTCTTTTGCAAACGCTGAAAAAATGTAAGGATTACTTCATAAATTACGGAGGACATGATTGCGCCGCCGGGTTGATTATTCATAAAGACAAAATAAACGATTTTAGTAAAAAATTTATTCATATCGCTAATTTTTGTTTAAAATCCATTGATATTGTTCCTAAGCTGTTCTTGGATGCTGAAGTTGATTTTAAAGATTTGAATTATGAATTACTCGCTTCTTTGGAACTTTTGGAACCTAAAGGCAATGGGAATCCCGCTCCGATCTTTTATTGCAAAGTGAAGCAGGCTTGGCGTCCTAGAATTATAGCAGGACAGCATCTTAAATTATTTTTACAGCAAGACGACCGAGTTTTAGAGGGTATTGGTTTCGGCATGTCGAATAAGTGTTCTTTTATCAACTCTTATTTTGAGCAAAAGTTCGCGGTTGCGTATACGCCTCAAACGGTGACTTTTAATGGGAAGAAAAGCATGCAACTTTTAATCAAAGACATTCGATTGAACGACTCGTGA
- the uppS gene encoding polyprenyl diphosphate synthase, with product MKKLLSSCCDKCASVISESVCFLREKKIKKGKYVPKHVAIIMDGNRRWEKKRNAWFRSSSKSGHQSGAEAVLNIIPVAKKIGIRILTLFTFSTENWQRSPEEVTLIFSLLTDYLKRQVSYMVGEGIRLRCLGDYSELPRNLQEAIEMAVHSTRNMTDMDLNLAINYGSKNELVRAFGKMHSDIIKKKLNESTIDENLVNSYLDTQGMEEPELLIRTSGELRISNFLLWQIAYTELYFTKTLWPDFAPKDLLKAIASFQARIRRRGK from the coding sequence GTGAAAAAATTATTATCTTCTTGCTGTGACAAGTGTGCTTCCGTTATATCCGAAAGCGTTTGTTTTTTGAGAGAAAAAAAAATAAAAAAGGGAAAATATGTCCCTAAACACGTTGCCATTATCATGGACGGCAATCGTCGATGGGAAAAAAAAAGGAACGCTTGGTTTCGGTCGTCCTCAAAAAGTGGGCATCAATCGGGAGCCGAAGCCGTTTTAAATATCATACCCGTCGCTAAAAAAATCGGCATTCGCATACTGACGTTATTTACTTTTTCAACCGAAAATTGGCAACGATCGCCTGAAGAAGTCACGTTGATTTTCTCTTTATTGACGGACTATCTAAAAAGACAAGTCTCTTATATGGTCGGAGAAGGCATTCGTTTAAGATGTCTCGGCGATTATTCGGAACTTCCTCGAAATCTACAAGAAGCCATCGAAATGGCTGTTCATTCGACTCGAAACATGACCGACATGGATTTGAATCTGGCTATTAACTACGGCTCCAAAAACGAATTGGTTCGTGCTTTCGGAAAAATGCATTCCGATATTATTAAAAAGAAATTAAATGAAAGTACGATTGACGAAAATCTGGTTAATTCTTATTTAGACACCCAAGGAATGGAAGAACCTGAGCTCCTGATAAGAACGAGCGGTGAACTCAGGATCAGCAATTTTTTGCTATGGCAAATTGCCTACACGGAATTATATTTCACGAAAACCTTGTGGCCGGATTTTGCTCCGAAGGATCTCTTAAAAGCCATAGCGTCTTTTCAGGCAAGAATTAGAAGGAGAGGAAAATGA